Proteins encoded together in one Papaver somniferum cultivar HN1 unplaced genomic scaffold, ASM357369v1 unplaced-scaffold_117, whole genome shotgun sequence window:
- the LOC113329862 gene encoding probable LRR receptor-like serine/threonine-protein kinase At4g36180, with the protein MNNLTSSIPQDVGVLTSLNVIALNTNNLTGHIPVSLCNLTNLDRLFLQGNQLTGPIPQDIGNLRSLSLLGLSLNNLSGSIPASLTNLTSLELFNVGVNQLSGTLKSLTSIYLSKNKLTALIPTSVGNLTILTDLLVDDNQLSGSLPTELSNLTQMIILSLDGNSLSGSIPTSIGSCNKLTYINLGNNNLSGNIPNELERVGLLEYLQLSDNNLSGTLSSSIAKLQHLKVLNLANINFGGSIPAELGSLPNLQILSLRSNNFTGSIPEEILYLYQLRILDLSQNNLTGQISRKVGNLKNLTSRPSGTFMINYGNGADVQLKLVVKGINFEVQISSSYTSAIDLSCNNLDGNIPEEFGLLKGLYMLNLSHNHFSDSIPANVGDMSSLEALDLSWNRLNGNIPHSLTSIDSLGFLNLSYNNLSGKIPVGIHFETLSWDGSAFLDNNLLCGPPTNKVCQGEHRILTLDMTFRQMIKKKRMRDSYFMVSLLWALELDSGV; encoded by the exons ATGAACAATCTTACCAGTTCAATCCCTCAAGATGTAGGAGTGCTGACGTCTCTAAATGTCATTGCTTTGAATACGAATAATTTAACTGGTCATATTCCTGTTTCTTTATGCAACCTGACCAACTTAGACCGACTATTTCTTCAAGGAAATCAACTCACTGGTCCTATTCCTCAAGATATAGGAAACCTGAGGTCTCTAAGTTTGTTAGGATTGTCTCTGAACAATCTCAGCGGTTCAATCCCTGCTTCCCTCACAAACTTGACTAGTCTGGAACTCTTTAATGTTGGTGTGAATCAGCTCTCAG GAACCCTGAAATCTCTTACTTCGATATATTTGTCTAAGAACAAACTAACTGCTTTAATCCCCACTTCCGTGGGTAATTTAACAATTTTAACTGATTTACTTGTCGATGACAATCAATTATCTGGATCATTACCAACAGAACTCAGCAATCTAACCCAGATGATAATACTTTCTTTGGATGGTAACTCTCTTTCCGGAAGTATACCAACTAGTATAGGATCTTGCAACAAGCTTACATATATAAACCTTGGCAACAACAATCTCTCGGGAAACATTCCGAATGAGCTTGAAAGAGTGGGATTGCTGGAATATCTTCAACTAAGTGACAACAACCTCAGTGGTACTCTTTCCAGTTCAATAGCTAAACTTCAACACTTGAAAGTTCTAAATTTAGCGAATATCAATTTTGGAGGCTCTATACCCGCTGAGCTTGGTTCACTTCCCAACCTTCAAATCCTTTCGTTAAGGTCCAACAATTTCACTGGGTCTATCCCTGAAGAGATCCTTTATTTGTATCAACTCCGTATTCTGGATTTATCTCAAAATAATCTCACAGGTCAAATTTCAAGAAAAGTAGGAAACCTGAAGAACCTTACAAGTAGACCTAGTGGCACATTTATGATAAACTATGGCAACGGCGCGGATGTGCAATTGAAGTTGGTGGTTAAAGGGATCAACTTCGAGGTTCAGATATCCTCAAGTTATACCTCGGCAATTGATCTATCGTGCAACAATCTTGATGGAAATATACCAGAAGAGTTTGGTTTATTAAAAGGACTTTATATGCTTAATTTGTCTCACAATCATTTCTCGGATAGTATCCCTGCGAATGTTGGAGACATGTCTAGTTTAGAAGCTTTGGATTTAAGTTGGAATAGATTGAATGGAAATATTCCACATTCCTTGACATCAATCGACTCTCTTGGGTTTCTAAATTTATCTTACAATAACTTGAGCGGCAAGATTCCGGTTGGAATTCACTTTGAGACTTTGAGTTGGGATGGATCAGCTTTTCTTGACAACAATTTATTGTGCGGACCACCGACAAATAAAGTTTGCCAAGGTGAACACAGAATTTTAACCCTGGATATGACATTCAGACAGATGATCAAGAAGAAGCGAATGAGAGATTCATATTTTATGGTATCACTGCTTTGGGCTTTGGAGTTGGATTCTGGGGTTTGA
- the LOC113329517 gene encoding gamma-secretase subunit APH1-like: MTVAAGLGYALLALGPSLSLFVFVIARKPFLVLTVLSSTLLWLVSLIILSATWRAFLPLKTTAWWPFAILLVTSVGFQEILRVFFWMAYKKLEDILDTFADRVSKPRLYLTDKMQIALAGGLGHGVAHAVFFCLSLLTPAFGKATFYVERCSSMPFFLVSAIICLAFVTIHTFSMVIAFNGYAEGNKSDQIFVPAVHLIAASMTLINFASGGCMVGIPLIYFMAILTLVHCGRMVWRRLTETRSRSVVS; encoded by the exons ATGACAGTGGCAGCAGGGCTAGGCTACGCGTTGTTAGCCCTAGGACCTTCTCTTTCACTCTTCGTTTTTGTCATCGCTAGAAAACCATTCTTAGTTCTCACTGTCTTATCTAG TACATTGTTATGGCTTGTAAGTTTGATTATACTTTCTGCAACATGGAGGGCTTTTCTTCCTCTGAAAACAACAGCGTGGTGGCCGTTTGCGATTCTCTTAGTCACGTCTGTTGGGTTTCAAGAAATTCTGAGGGTTTTCTTCTGGATGGCTTACAA GAAGTTGGAAGATATCCTGGATACTTTTGCTGACCGAGTTTCTAAACCACGCCTTTATCTGACTGATAAGATGCAAATTGCCCTTG CTGGTGGTTTGGGTCATGGTGTGGCCCATGCTGTCTTTTTCTGTCTAAGCCTTTTGACACCTGCGTTTGGTAAGGCAACATTTTACGTTGAGAGGTGCTCATCGATGCCATTTTTTCTCGTCTCTG CTATCATTTGTCTAGCATTCGTTACCATCCACACGTTCTCCATGGTTATAGCTTTCAATGGGTACGCAGAAGGGAACAAATCAGACCAAATATTCGTCCCAGCAGTTCATCTAATTGCAGCATCAATG ACGCTGATTAATTTTGCATCTGGAGGTTGCATGGTTGGAATCCCTTTAATCTATTTCATGGCAATCTTGACCCTAGTACACTGTGGACGGATGGTATGGAGAAGACTCACTGAAACTCGAAGCAGGTCCGTTGTTTCATGA
- the LOC113329863 gene encoding uncharacterized protein LOC113329863: MAKVFLNQVFKLHALLAFDKVFTSNFWKDLFKELDHLPKKWFQWISLAKWWYKNNLKMKPFKVLYGYNPPHLVFSAIVVTLVAAVEDYLKERDVMLDILKETLHKAQERMKFFNDKRRMDRVFEVGDRVYLKLQHYKQASVALRKNFKLSVKYYSPLTVLQKIGSLSYNLDLLASARIHLVFHVSQLKKHISQAHLPSLSLPIVDYAGQIIMQPGRILESRTVIRNGSGVLQLLI, from the exons ATGGCCAAAGTTTTCTTAAATCAAGTGTTTAAGCTGCATGCGTTACTGGCTTTTGACAAGGTGTTCACAAGTAATTTCTGGAAGGACCTCTTCAAGGAATTAG ATCATCTACCAAAGAAGTGGTTCCAGTGGATATCCTTAGCAAAATGGTGGTATAAAAACAATTTGAAGATGAAACCCTTCAAGGTCCTATATGGATACAATCCACCACACCTAGTATTTTCAGCTATAGTAGTCACTTTAGTTGCTGCAGTAGAGGATTACCTAAAGGAAAGGGATGTTATGCTTGATATCCTTAAGGAGACATTACATAAGGCTCAGGaaagaatgaaattctttaaTGACAAGAGAAGGATGGATAGAGTTTTTGAAGTTGGCGACAGAGTTTATTTAAAGCTACAACATTACAAACAAGCATCTGTAGCATTGCGCAAGAACTTCAAACTATCTGTTAAATACTATAGTCCATTAACTGTCCTACAAAAGATTGGATCACTATCTTACAATCTTGATTTACTAGCAAGTGCCAGAATTCACCTAGTATTCCATGTCTCCCAGTTGAAGAAACATATTAGTCAAGCTCATCTCCCTTCATTATCTCTACCCATAGTGGATTATGCAGGACAAATTATAATGCAACCTGGACGCATCTTGGAGTCTAGAACAGTTATTAGAAATGGAAGTGGGGTATTGCAGTTGCTCATTTAG